From the Opitutia bacterium genome, one window contains:
- a CDS encoding glycosyltransferase — protein sequence MPVVSVVLVFHRVSPHLPSAIASVLAQTWSDFELVLVDNGAGATPEQLGPAGRDPRLVWVRLPRDEGIGVATNAGVAAARGEFIAFHDWDDLSYPTRFERQVAALRRDPSLGIVSALAEMIDEAGQPLGRRLFTLHDSAEFLRYSQYAAPFINPLAMGRRELFVATPWRREFRYAGDLDFQARVCERWRAAVLPEPLLHYRWHGTQTTQRYATLIAQSRHAIALLAARRRAGRSEEGPLPPLAENIPPAEHARAVAAQALAENFAAPAGYLARRSLASDRSPRAVAAALRLAFQAWRNAPAAERSTVAALFFKGPVRALRVHPA from the coding sequence ATGCCCGTTGTGTCCGTCGTGCTCGTTTTCCACCGCGTCTCGCCCCATCTGCCGTCGGCGATCGCGAGTGTGCTCGCGCAAACGTGGTCGGACTTCGAACTCGTGCTGGTCGACAACGGCGCGGGCGCGACGCCGGAACAGCTCGGCCCGGCCGGCCGCGATCCGCGCCTGGTGTGGGTGCGGCTCCCGCGCGACGAAGGCATCGGCGTGGCGACGAACGCCGGCGTCGCCGCGGCGCGCGGGGAGTTCATCGCGTTTCACGACTGGGACGATCTTTCCTATCCGACGCGATTCGAGCGACAGGTCGCCGCCCTGCGCCGCGATCCGTCGCTCGGGATCGTGTCCGCGCTGGCGGAGATGATCGACGAGGCCGGCCAACCGCTCGGCCGGCGGCTCTTCACGCTGCACGACAGCGCGGAATTCCTCCGCTATTCGCAATACGCCGCGCCCTTCATCAACCCGTTGGCCATGGGCCGGCGGGAGCTGTTTGTCGCGACGCCGTGGCGGCGGGAGTTTCGCTACGCGGGCGACCTCGATTTTCAGGCGCGGGTGTGCGAGCGCTGGCGCGCCGCCGTGCTGCCCGAGCCGCTGCTGCACTACCGTTGGCACGGGACGCAGACCACCCAGCGCTATGCGACGCTCATCGCGCAGAGCCGGCACGCGATCGCCTTGCTGGCCGCGCGCCGTCGCGCCGGGCGCAGCGAGGAAGGGCCGCTGCCGCCGCTCGCGGAGAACATCCCGCCCGCCGAACACGCGCGGGCGGTCGCGGCGCAGGCGCTCGCGGAGAATTTCGCCGCGCCGGCTGGTTATCTCGCGCGGCGCTCGCTCGCATCCGACCGAAGTCCGCGAGCGGTCGCGGCCGCGCTGCGGCTCGCGTTCCAGGCGTGGCGCAACGCGCCCGCCGCCGAGCGAAGCACGGTCGCCGCGCTATTCTTCAAAGGCCCGGTGCGGGCGCTGCGGGTGCATCCGGCTTGA
- a CDS encoding exosortase/archaeosortase family protein produces MPPSWLAAAVCALAGAAVFHFFGNSTRGYIDTASLLVWWVKQWTDPNAETEHGWLILGVSAWLLWRNLRQRSAVSERPSAMIAPAVAALLGGLALHMLGYAMQQARLSIVGLLLFTWGVVALGGGRRWSAAAVFPLGFMLFALPLNVLDTVGFFLRVGVTDVSYHVSRAFGCEVMRNGTQLLSPDGSYSYDVAAACSGIRSLTALTALSLLLGYLSFESWWRRALIGALALPYAFVGNVVRILAIIVAAEWKGQEAGAIVHEWFGFLVFVIVLGLVQATVWLLERRAPEQTHVPSVGAASTEPGNLIGYRSAWVAVVVVMLAAIGVAGATRALDRVQVDPRTGVKLAADGVNPVALPNFIGLDWAGQNAPVSAVEREVLPPDTGYSRKNYVSLRDKRDQVFLSIVLSGRDRTSIHRPEICLVGQGWTIRGRTLHEFSVGGRQVPAMLLHIEREVTNARGEKVRVPALLAYWFVGADRVVASHWERVFYTSLDRVRHLQAHRWAYVLMQTHAVDGDAAALKRIDEVLAGTLPRFQEPIGQL; encoded by the coding sequence GTGCCGCCGTCGTGGCTCGCGGCGGCGGTGTGCGCGCTGGCGGGCGCGGCGGTGTTTCATTTTTTCGGCAACAGCACGCGCGGCTACATCGACACGGCGTCGCTGCTCGTCTGGTGGGTGAAGCAGTGGACGGACCCGAACGCCGAGACGGAGCACGGCTGGCTGATCCTCGGCGTGAGCGCATGGCTGCTGTGGCGGAATCTGCGGCAGCGATCAGCGGTCAGCGAGCGGCCGTCAGCCATGATTGCTCCGGCCGTGGCCGCGCTGCTCGGCGGACTCGCGTTGCACATGCTCGGCTATGCGATGCAGCAGGCGCGGCTGTCGATCGTGGGGTTGTTGCTGTTCACGTGGGGTGTCGTGGCGCTCGGTGGCGGACGTCGTTGGTCGGCGGCGGCGGTTTTCCCTCTCGGGTTCATGTTATTTGCTCTGCCGCTGAACGTGCTGGATACGGTCGGCTTTTTCCTGCGCGTGGGCGTGACAGACGTCTCGTATCACGTCTCAAGGGCGTTCGGTTGCGAAGTGATGCGCAACGGCACGCAGCTGCTCTCGCCGGACGGCAGCTATTCCTACGACGTGGCGGCGGCGTGCTCAGGCATCCGGTCGCTCACGGCGTTGACGGCGCTGTCGCTGTTGCTCGGCTACTTGAGTTTCGAGTCGTGGTGGCGGCGCGCGCTGATCGGCGCCTTGGCGCTGCCGTATGCGTTCGTCGGCAACGTCGTGCGCATCCTCGCCATCATCGTCGCGGCGGAGTGGAAGGGGCAGGAGGCGGGCGCCATCGTGCACGAGTGGTTTGGGTTTCTGGTGTTCGTGATCGTGCTGGGCCTCGTGCAGGCGACGGTTTGGCTGCTGGAACGGCGCGCGCCGGAGCAGACGCACGTTCCGTCCGTTGGCGCAGCGTCGACCGAGCCGGGTAACCTAATAGGTTACCGCAGCGCCTGGGTTGCCGTGGTGGTGGTGATGCTCGCGGCGATCGGCGTGGCGGGGGCGACGCGGGCGCTGGATCGCGTGCAGGTCGATCCGCGCACGGGCGTGAAGCTCGCGGCGGACGGCGTGAATCCGGTGGCGCTGCCAAACTTCATCGGACTCGACTGGGCCGGGCAAAACGCGCCGGTGAGCGCGGTGGAGCGCGAGGTGTTGCCGCCCGACACGGGCTACTCGCGGAAAAACTACGTGTCACTGCGCGACAAGCGCGACCAGGTATTCCTCTCGATCGTGCTGAGCGGGCGCGATCGCACGTCGATCCATCGGCCGGAAATTTGCCTCGTGGGGCAGGGGTGGACGATTCGCGGGCGGACGCTGCACGAGTTTTCCGTCGGGGGTCGCCAAGTGCCCGCGATGCTGCTGCACATCGAACGCGAGGTGACGAACGCGCGCGGCGAGAAGGTGCGCGTGCCGGCGTTGCTCGCCTACTGGTTTGTAGGCGCGGACCGCGTCGTGGCGTCGCATTGGGAACGCGTTTTCTATACCTCGCTCGACCGCGTGCGGCACCTGCAGGCGCATCGCTGGGCTTACGTGCTGATGCAGACGCATGCGGTGGACGGCGACGCGGCGGCGCTGAAGCGGATCGACGAGGTGCTGGCGGGGACGTTGCCTCGTTTTCAGGAACCGATTGGACAGCTTTAG
- a CDS encoding O-antigen ligase family protein — protein sequence MKNFLIVLAACLVAMFLGWKLAEGEHLWPALATIVAGVAAINRLTGLSGDVVFLGVVVAGYIVGNRGFAQLPVLGSFPLLPAEAALLVAGAWRAVVCAFERRLPVRRDGLNRLVLLWMVVGTARVLFDLPEYRFLAVRDYAMVYYAAFFFIAQQMAEDAKARRYLIGALVVALALLVPIGPAYEAFPGVFWSLVSVGGAPLIYFKGDLLNTFLGVAALLVFVATPRAGRKYVLPVTAAVFAYVLFGNNRASALALLAAAGLFAAARRWQFPVWHFGAAALAGVLVIGAALFTDNDWAQRKLAGVGDRVASVIDPGGVRAYRSEESGNKGDNNRFRLVWWQTVARETVAANPVFGLGFGYDLAGGFVREYAPDLADEFSTRSPHNMFMTAFGRMGLVGAAIWAGIFLLIIRRTWRALRADNEMRAALWTAATMILVSSLFGVVLEGPMGAVPFWVLLGLASDEPEPETPETASGKP from the coding sequence TTGAAAAACTTCCTGATCGTGCTCGCGGCGTGCCTCGTCGCGATGTTCCTCGGGTGGAAGCTCGCGGAGGGCGAACACTTGTGGCCGGCGTTGGCCACGATCGTCGCCGGTGTCGCCGCGATCAACCGGCTCACCGGCCTGAGCGGCGACGTGGTTTTCCTCGGTGTCGTCGTCGCCGGATACATCGTGGGCAACCGCGGTTTCGCCCAGCTCCCGGTGCTCGGCAGTTTTCCGCTGCTGCCCGCGGAAGCCGCGTTGCTCGTCGCCGGCGCGTGGCGGGCCGTGGTGTGCGCGTTCGAACGCCGGTTGCCGGTCCGGCGCGACGGGTTGAACCGGCTGGTGCTGCTGTGGATGGTGGTGGGCACGGCGCGCGTGCTCTTCGACCTGCCGGAATACCGTTTTCTCGCCGTGCGCGACTACGCGATGGTTTACTACGCGGCGTTCTTCTTCATCGCGCAGCAAATGGCGGAGGACGCGAAGGCGCGGCGCTATCTGATCGGCGCGCTGGTGGTGGCGCTCGCCTTGCTGGTGCCGATCGGTCCGGCCTACGAGGCGTTTCCGGGGGTTTTCTGGTCGCTGGTGAGCGTCGGCGGAGCGCCGCTCATCTACTTCAAGGGCGACCTGCTGAACACGTTCCTCGGCGTCGCGGCGCTGCTGGTTTTTGTGGCGACGCCGCGCGCCGGCCGGAAATACGTGCTGCCGGTCACGGCCGCGGTTTTCGCGTATGTGTTGTTCGGCAACAATCGCGCCTCGGCACTGGCGCTGCTGGCGGCGGCGGGGCTGTTCGCCGCGGCGCGCCGGTGGCAATTTCCCGTCTGGCATTTCGGCGCGGCGGCGCTCGCCGGTGTGCTGGTGATCGGTGCTGCGCTGTTCACCGACAACGACTGGGCGCAGCGCAAGCTCGCCGGGGTCGGCGACCGTGTGGCCTCGGTGATCGATCCGGGCGGCGTGCGCGCGTATCGCAGCGAGGAGAGCGGAAACAAAGGCGACAACAACCGCTTCCGGCTAGTCTGGTGGCAAACGGTGGCGCGCGAGACGGTGGCGGCGAACCCGGTCTTCGGGCTCGGCTTCGGCTACGATCTGGCGGGCGGATTCGTGCGCGAGTATGCGCCGGATCTCGCCGACGAGTTCAGCACGCGCAGTCCGCACAATATGTTCATGACCGCTTTCGGGCGCATGGGATTGGTGGGCGCGGCGATCTGGGCGGGCATTTTTCTCCTGATCATCAGGCGCACGTGGCGGGCGCTCCGCGCCGACAACGAAATGCGCGCGGCGTTGTGGACGGCGGCCACCATGATCCTGGTCAGTTCGCTCTTCGGTGTGGTGCTTGAAGGGCCAATGGGCGCCGTGCCGTTCTGGGTGTTGCTGGGGTTGGCCAGCGACGAGCCCGAGCCGGAGACGCCGGAAACGGCGAGCGGAAAGCCGTGA
- the queF gene encoding NADPH-dependent 7-cyano-7-deazaguanine reductase QueF, producing the protein MADPKILETFPNPAPHRDFLIEHTHHEFTSLCPMTGHPDFAHITVRYVADKKCVELKSLKLYFHAYRNEGIFFEAATNRICDELGEALRPRSLTIIADWKARGGFSSRITAEWKPAKKKR; encoded by the coding sequence ATGGCCGATCCGAAAATCCTCGAGACCTTCCCGAATCCCGCGCCGCATCGCGATTTCCTCATCGAGCACACGCATCATGAGTTCACCTCGCTGTGTCCGATGACGGGCCACCCGGATTTCGCGCATATCACCGTGCGCTACGTGGCGGACAAGAAGTGCGTCGAGCTGAAGTCGCTGAAACTCTATTTCCACGCCTACCGCAACGAGGGCATCTTCTTCGAGGCGGCGACGAACCGCATCTGCGACGAACTCGGCGAAGCGCTCCGGCCGCGCAGCCTGACCATCATCGCCGACTGGAAGGCGCGCGGTGGCTTCAGCTCGCGCATCACGGCGGAGTGGAAGCCGGCGAAGAAGAAGCGCTGA
- a CDS encoding Rne/Rng family ribonuclease translates to MGAPEDTRDAAARHEEELQQPPPLKNSEPVTSAQLNAEAKERSTQRPLLQKILSIFQKEKATFRELVINSEPLEKRVALLVNGVLDRFEIERESDNRMVGGIYKGRIKNLDPGLKAAFVDIGYSKNAFLHYWDMLPAAADSSVEVVRVNKKKNAEPRKTEPTVKDIPNLYPPGSEIVIQVTKGPIGTKGPRTTTNLSIPGRYLILTPFSDGCGISRKIEDQAERKRLKTLINELTIPEGMGVIVRTAGEGKKARYFVRDLHLLLKKWEEIQRKMENDRAPACLYQEPDIVERTVRDFLTEDIDRVLIDNEADFKRTQDLVSLISSRSRGKIAYYKDSIPVFERYNIERQIEQTFQRRVTLPSGGEIVIDETEALIAIDVNTGSHKSRSGDEKNTIFQVNMEAAAEMARQIRLRNIGGLIIMDFIDMKERRHRQSVYDKMVELMSEDKAKTHILPISQLGIMQMTRQRQQESLSANIYTGCPYCHGRGIVKSATTMSVELQRRLSSVARRLQNRKDNKEYSLRVHVHPSILERLRAEDADLLVRMEKLFGVKLAFRADPNYHVENFKIINALTNEEYR, encoded by the coding sequence ATGGGCGCCCCGGAAGATACCCGGGACGCCGCCGCTCGCCATGAAGAGGAGCTCCAGCAGCCTCCGCCTCTGAAAAACAGCGAACCGGTCACGTCCGCCCAACTTAACGCCGAAGCCAAGGAACGCTCCACGCAGCGCCCGCTCCTCCAAAAGATCCTCAGCATCTTCCAAAAGGAAAAAGCGACCTTCCGCGAACTCGTCATCAACTCCGAACCCCTCGAGAAGCGCGTCGCGCTCCTCGTGAACGGCGTCCTCGATCGCTTCGAAATCGAGCGCGAGTCCGACAACCGCATGGTCGGCGGCATCTACAAGGGCCGCATCAAGAACCTCGACCCCGGCCTCAAGGCCGCGTTCGTCGACATCGGTTACTCGAAGAACGCCTTCCTCCACTACTGGGACATGCTCCCCGCCGCCGCCGACTCGTCGGTCGAAGTCGTGCGCGTGAACAAGAAGAAGAACGCCGAGCCGCGCAAAACCGAGCCGACGGTCAAAGACATCCCGAACCTCTATCCTCCGGGCAGCGAGATCGTCATCCAGGTCACCAAGGGCCCCATCGGCACCAAGGGCCCGCGCACGACGACCAACCTCTCCATCCCCGGCCGCTACCTGATCCTCACGCCGTTCTCCGACGGCTGCGGCATCTCCCGCAAAATCGAGGACCAGGCCGAGCGTAAGCGCCTCAAGACGCTCATCAACGAGCTCACGATCCCCGAAGGCATGGGCGTCATCGTCCGCACCGCCGGCGAGGGCAAGAAAGCCCGCTACTTCGTCCGCGATCTCCACCTGCTCCTCAAGAAGTGGGAAGAGATTCAGCGCAAGATGGAGAACGACCGCGCCCCCGCGTGCCTCTACCAGGAGCCCGACATCGTCGAGCGCACCGTCCGCGACTTCCTCACCGAGGACATCGACCGCGTGCTCATCGACAACGAGGCCGACTTCAAACGCACGCAGGACCTCGTCTCGCTCATCTCGTCGCGCTCACGCGGCAAGATCGCTTACTACAAGGACAGCATCCCGGTCTTCGAACGCTACAACATCGAGCGCCAGATCGAGCAGACCTTCCAGCGCCGCGTCACGCTGCCCTCCGGCGGCGAAATCGTCATCGACGAGACCGAGGCCCTCATCGCCATCGACGTCAACACCGGCTCCCACAAGAGCCGCAGCGGCGACGAGAAGAACACGATCTTCCAGGTGAACATGGAAGCGGCCGCCGAAATGGCGCGCCAGATCCGGCTCCGCAACATCGGCGGCCTGATCATCATGGACTTCATCGACATGAAGGAGCGCCGCCACCGCCAATCGGTCTACGACAAGATGGTGGAGCTCATGTCGGAAGACAAAGCCAAGACCCACATCCTGCCCATCTCGCAGCTCGGCATCATGCAGATGACGCGCCAGCGCCAGCAGGAGTCGCTCTCGGCCAATATCTACACCGGCTGCCCGTATTGCCACGGCCGCGGCATCGTGAAGAGCGCGACTACTATGTCCGTCGAACTCCAGCGCCGCCTCTCGTCCGTCGCGCGCCGTCTGCAGAATCGCAAGGACAACAAGGAGTATTCGCTCCGCGTGCACGTCCACCCGTCGATCCTCGAACGCCTCCGCGCCGAAGACGCCGACCTGCTCGTGCGCATGGAGAAATTGTTCGGAGTGAAACTGGCCTTCCGCGCCGACCCGAACTACCACGTCGAGAACTTCAAAATCATCAACGCGCTCACGAACGAAGAGTATCGCTGA
- a CDS encoding methyltransferase domain-containing protein — protein MQRELALRDGARLLDVGGYPWCWPPGATAARVTLLNRAFPDGTAAQGFTYMTGDGCALPFGDGEFDAVFSNSVIEHVGTWERQQAFAREARRVGRRLWVQTPAREFFVEPHLLAPFVHWLPRRMQRGLLRWFTPWGWLTRPTPADVDAFLAEVRLLTRAEMRELFPDCEILTERFLGLPKSYIAVRRR, from the coding sequence ATGCAACGAGAGCTCGCGCTGCGGGATGGCGCGCGCCTGCTCGATGTCGGCGGGTATCCCTGGTGTTGGCCGCCCGGCGCGACGGCGGCGCGGGTCACGTTGCTGAACCGCGCATTTCCGGACGGCACGGCAGCGCAGGGCTTCACCTACATGACGGGGGATGGCTGCGCGCTGCCGTTCGGCGATGGCGAGTTTGACGCGGTTTTCTCCAACAGCGTCATCGAGCACGTCGGCACGTGGGAGCGCCAACAGGCCTTCGCCCGCGAGGCGCGGCGCGTGGGCCGGCGGTTGTGGGTGCAGACGCCGGCACGCGAGTTCTTCGTGGAGCCGCACCTGCTCGCGCCGTTCGTGCACTGGCTGCCGCGCCGGATGCAGCGCGGCTTGCTGCGCTGGTTCACGCCGTGGGGCTGGCTGACGCGGCCGACGCCGGCCGACGTGGATGCGTTTCTCGCCGAAGTGCGACTGCTCACGCGCGCGGAGATGCGGGAGCTGTTTCCCGACTGCGAAATCTTGACCGAACGCTTTCTCGGGCTGCCGAAAAGCTACATCGCGGTGCGCCGCCGCTGA
- a CDS encoding glycosyltransferase family 4 protein, protein MIARAGQSPEVLHYVGYDDDAGGIVSVVRALAEEAQFHSVLGLNREARQSRTPALPQAEFAPLAGEKISPLNLWRARRAAREVQAWLRAEPGRIFHGHSRAGLLVALWLHAWGERRVVASVHCYGRHRWFYRWAAQRLGARLWWLSPAMRRYYGVSGEGWGQCLPGGVTRRWFDLAPAAPVPGVLRLGGAGARVRWKRWELVPEALRELGDRAVVFEHIGAEPDGGYAGELRALSGPVVHWRPAETDTARLLRSIDVLVCASDQEPFSMAVQEALAAGVPVLAAAGGGSLDLIRPGVNGWLFESGNASALAARLRDIAETRAWERLDRAAIRASAWRAEEVGVRWKTAYAALA, encoded by the coding sequence TTGATCGCTCGCGCTGGCCAGTCTCCGGAGGTGCTTCATTACGTCGGCTACGATGACGATGCGGGCGGCATCGTGTCCGTCGTCCGCGCCTTGGCGGAGGAAGCGCAGTTCCACAGCGTGCTGGGTCTGAACCGTGAGGCGCGGCAGTCGCGCACGCCGGCGCTGCCGCAGGCGGAGTTCGCTCCACTCGCCGGCGAGAAGATTTCGCCGCTGAATCTCTGGCGTGCGCGTCGTGCGGCGCGCGAGGTGCAGGCGTGGCTGCGCGCGGAGCCGGGGCGGATTTTTCACGGGCATTCGCGCGCGGGGTTGCTCGTCGCCTTGTGGCTGCACGCGTGGGGCGAGCGGCGCGTCGTGGCGAGCGTCCATTGCTACGGGCGGCACCGTTGGTTCTATCGCTGGGCGGCGCAGCGCTTGGGCGCGCGGCTGTGGTGGCTGAGTCCCGCGATGCGGCGCTATTATGGCGTCTCGGGTGAAGGTTGGGGGCAATGCCTGCCGGGCGGCGTGACGCGTCGATGGTTCGATCTCGCGCCTGCTGCGCCGGTGCCGGGCGTGCTGCGTCTCGGCGGTGCGGGCGCGCGGGTGCGGTGGAAGCGTTGGGAGTTGGTGCCGGAAGCGCTCCGCGAACTCGGTGATCGCGCTGTTGTGTTCGAACACATCGGCGCGGAGCCCGATGGCGGTTACGCGGGCGAGTTGCGCGCCCTGAGCGGTCCGGTCGTGCATTGGCGGCCGGCGGAGACGGACACAGCGCGGTTGCTGCGGTCGATCGACGTGCTCGTGTGCGCTTCGGATCAGGAGCCTTTTTCGATGGCCGTGCAGGAAGCGCTGGCGGCGGGCGTGCCCGTGCTCGCGGCGGCGGGCGGCGGTTCCCTCGATCTCATCCGCCCCGGCGTCAACGGCTGGCTCTTTGAGTCCGGCAACGCGTCGGCTCTGGCGGCACGCCTTCGCGATATCGCGGAAACTCGGGCGTGGGAGCGCCTCGATCGTGCGGCGATCCGCGCTTCGGCTTGGCGAGCCGAGGAGGTCGGGGTGCGCTGGAAGACCGCCTATGCCGCGCTAGCTTAG
- a CDS encoding response regulator transcription factor, whose translation MPAAPNSRLRVALIEDDVPFRGFVASLLNESLRYEVIAQADSAEATAAWSPQLRPDVALVDIALPGAPGTVAVRRLLEKFPTLTIVMLTARTDDDSILDAIKAGAVGYIVKGTHSAELLTALDDACSGGAPMSPAIARRVLALMRESPSPAAQMNAQRAGGSPLQPLTPREHDVLSLVATGASDKEAATRLGVSVSAVKQHLANIYAKWRVRSRTEAAIKFTQAGR comes from the coding sequence ATGCCAGCCGCCCCGAACTCCCGCCTCCGCGTCGCCCTGATCGAGGACGACGTCCCGTTCCGGGGTTTCGTGGCCAGCCTGTTGAACGAGTCGCTGCGCTACGAAGTCATTGCCCAAGCCGACTCCGCCGAGGCCACCGCCGCGTGGTCGCCGCAGCTCCGGCCCGACGTGGCGCTCGTGGACATCGCGCTCCCCGGCGCGCCCGGCACCGTGGCCGTCCGGCGGTTGCTGGAGAAATTCCCCACACTCACGATCGTCATGCTCACGGCGCGCACCGACGACGACTCCATCCTCGACGCCATCAAGGCCGGCGCCGTCGGCTACATCGTCAAGGGCACTCACTCCGCCGAACTCCTCACCGCGCTCGACGACGCCTGCTCCGGCGGCGCGCCGATGTCGCCCGCCATCGCACGCCGCGTGCTCGCCCTGATGCGAGAATCTCCCTCGCCCGCAGCCCAGATGAACGCTCAACGCGCCGGCGGCAGCCCGCTGCAACCGCTCACGCCGCGCGAACACGACGTGCTTTCCCTCGTAGCCACCGGAGCGTCCGACAAGGAGGCCGCCACGCGGCTCGGCGTCTCAGTCTCCGCCGTGAAGCAGCACCTCGCCAACATCTACGCGAAGTGGCGCGTGCGCTCGCGCACCGAGGCCGCGATCAAATTCACGCAAGCCGGCCGGTGA
- a CDS encoding rod shape-determining protein RodA, with amino-acid sequence MGLLSTFGVFFIYSAQVANDGDQWMKQLFYLLLGGIIYVGTSLLDYRLWLKYAHWVYFAALVALALVLIPGIGTTHGMGARRWIELPGWSFQPSEVGKIAVLFVTASILTGNRLGTVRDSLQVLIKLALAVGIPMLFIVAEPDLGSALAIAPMVFAMLFVSNLSLRFFAGALAVFALLIGAVALDVAKYANYMDENGLDFNNDRGAYEKSTWARLPLKDYQRNRVLAFWNPDQFDRTGIGWNQVQSRISVGSGGLVGKGWTEGTQAKLGYLPRAVAHNDFIFSVIAEEKGFLGSIAVIGLFGVLLWNGVRIAGLARDRFGMLLVIGVTALLCVHIFVNIAMTVGLVPVKGIPLPFISYGGTFVLSCCLLQGLVQSVYRFRRDF; translated from the coding sequence ATGGGGCTGCTGTCGACGTTCGGCGTGTTCTTCATCTATAGTGCGCAGGTCGCGAACGACGGCGACCAGTGGATGAAGCAGCTGTTCTACCTGCTGTTGGGCGGGATCATTTATGTCGGCACGTCGCTGCTGGATTACCGGCTGTGGCTGAAATACGCGCATTGGGTCTACTTCGCGGCATTGGTCGCGCTGGCGCTCGTGCTCATCCCGGGCATCGGCACAACGCACGGCATGGGCGCGCGGCGCTGGATCGAGTTGCCGGGCTGGTCGTTTCAGCCGTCGGAAGTGGGCAAGATCGCGGTGCTGTTCGTCACGGCTTCCATCCTGACCGGCAACCGTTTGGGCACGGTGCGCGACTCGCTGCAGGTGCTGATCAAGTTAGCCCTTGCGGTGGGTATACCCATGTTGTTCATAGTCGCGGAACCCGACCTCGGCAGCGCTCTCGCGATCGCGCCCATGGTCTTCGCTATGCTTTTCGTCTCCAACCTCTCGCTGCGTTTTTTTGCCGGGGCGTTGGCCGTGTTCGCGTTGCTCATCGGCGCCGTCGCGCTGGATGTGGCGAAATACGCGAACTACATGGACGAAAATGGGTTGGATTTTAACAACGACCGCGGCGCCTACGAGAAATCCACTTGGGCGCGCCTGCCGCTGAAGGACTACCAGCGCAACCGCGTGCTGGCGTTCTGGAATCCCGATCAATTCGACCGCACCGGCATCGGCTGGAACCAGGTGCAGTCACGCATCTCGGTCGGCTCCGGCGGCTTGGTCGGCAAAGGCTGGACCGAGGGCACGCAGGCGAAGCTCGGCTATCTGCCGCGCGCGGTCGCGCATAACGATTTTATCTTCTCCGTCATCGCGGAGGAGAAAGGTTTCCTGGGAAGCATTGCCGTCATCGGCTTGTTCGGAGTGTTGTTGTGGAACGGGGTCCGCATTGCCGGCCTCGCCCGCGACCGCTTCGGGATGCTGCTCGTCATCGGCGTTACCGCGCTGCTGTGCGTGCACATCTTTGTGAACATCGCCATGACCGTCGGCCTCGTGCCGGTGAAAGGCATCCCGCTTCCCTTCATCAGCTACGGCGGCACCTTTGTGCTCAGCTGCTGCTTGCTGCAAGGACTGGTCCAAAGCGTCTATCGATTCCGGAGGGACTTTTGA
- a CDS encoding glycosyltransferase family 4 protein, with product MKLLVLAQTPPPLHGQSLMVETAVQGLPRHGVALFHVNLRLSRGHADIGGWRLGKVLAILDACFHAIVARFTENCDTLYYVPAPAKRGALYRDWLVMLLCRPFFPRLVLHFHNGGLGAWLAQDVTGFERAMTRILLGRADRAIVLTPSLRADAAALHARHIAVVPNGLALPTVAAVPRENFVLFLGAVSVEKGALDLLAAVRLLRARGGSAHVVFAGPVEPAVHAALQRARVDDPGICREAGIVHGKTKTDLLARCGVVCLPTHYPHEAQPLVALEALAADAPIVATRWRGLPETLPPTVSLVAPGDIIGLAAALAATLATPPLAGAQREFFDARYTREHHLAALAAALS from the coding sequence ATGAAGCTCCTCGTTCTCGCCCAGACTCCCCCGCCGCTGCACGGCCAGAGTTTGATGGTCGAGACCGCCGTCCAAGGCCTGCCACGCCACGGCGTCGCGCTCTTCCACGTCAACCTCCGGCTCTCGCGCGGCCACGCCGACATCGGCGGCTGGCGCCTCGGCAAAGTCCTCGCGATCCTCGACGCCTGCTTCCACGCCATCGTCGCGCGCTTCACGGAAAACTGCGACACGCTCTACTACGTGCCCGCTCCGGCCAAGCGCGGCGCGCTCTACCGCGACTGGCTCGTGATGCTGCTCTGCCGGCCGTTCTTCCCGCGACTCGTGCTTCATTTCCACAACGGCGGCCTCGGCGCCTGGCTCGCGCAGGACGTCACCGGCTTCGAGCGCGCGATGACCCGCATTCTGCTGGGCCGCGCCGATCGCGCGATCGTGCTGACGCCCTCATTGCGGGCGGACGCCGCGGCCTTGCACGCGCGCCACATCGCGGTCGTGCCGAACGGTCTCGCGCTGCCGACCGTCGCGGCCGTTCCACGCGAGAACTTCGTCCTCTTCCTCGGTGCCGTCTCCGTCGAAAAGGGCGCGCTCGATCTTCTCGCTGCCGTGCGCCTGCTGAGGGCTCGAGGTGGCTCCGCGCACGTCGTCTTCGCCGGCCCAGTCGAGCCGGCGGTCCACGCCGCCCTCCAGCGCGCGCGCGTCGACGATCCCGGCATCTGCCGCGAAGCGGGCATCGTCCACGGCAAGACGAAAACCGATCTGCTGGCGCGCTGCGGCGTCGTTTGTCTGCCCACGCATTATCCGCACGAGGCCCAGCCGCTCGTCGCCCTCGAGGCCCTGGCCGCCGACGCCCCGATCGTCGCGACGCGCTGGCGCGGACTTCCCGAAACGTTGCCGCCCACGGTCAGCCTCGTCGCGCCCGGCGACATCATCGGTCTCGCCGCCGCCCTCGCGGCAACGCTGGCGACGCCGCCCCTCGCCGGAGCGCAACGCGAGTTTTTCGACGCGCGCTACACGCGAGAGCACCACCTCGCCGCCCTCGCGGCGGCGCTAAGCTAG